The proteins below are encoded in one region of Desulfomicrobium apsheronum:
- a CDS encoding sigma 54-interacting transcriptional regulator produces MSTSTCSTELRVLLAISKVIDQALDLESALESILKILSDTMSMRRATVTLYDPLSGRLAISTSYGLSALEKQRGVYRMDEGITGIIFRTAKPYVVPDISLEPLFLDKTGTRRISRERISFVGVPILLHGSPIGVMNVDRVFTGQEQLDADTEFLTVVATLISQFLSLNEKVKKREAALKQENTSLKYQIARENHGPYIVGKSQAMLEVEQYVAKVAITKATVLLLGESGTGKTLIGRIIHELSDRKSHPFIKVNCAAIPENLLEAELFGYERGAFTGANSTKPGRFEDAHLGTIFLDEIGELPLTLQSKLLRVLQEREFERIGSNKTRKVDVRIISATNRELELLVGQGLFREDLYYRLNVFPVHVPAVRERKEDIPRLLNHFQKEMEREYGRGLTLTTGALDLLLAYDWPGNVRELENLVERLVILTDDKPVESELVRSFLTHETHRPGPARQPIQTFTPPEQDNLCQPLKETERREVLAALKRNAWIQYKAARELNLTPRQMGYRVRKFNLEELIAKGRVEHRRQQS; encoded by the coding sequence ATGAGCACCTCAACCTGTTCCACCGAATTGCGCGTCCTGCTGGCCATCAGCAAGGTCATTGATCAGGCCCTGGACCTGGAGAGCGCTCTGGAATCAATCCTGAAGATTCTCTCCGACACCATGAGCATGCGCAGGGCCACGGTCACCCTGTACGACCCGCTCTCGGGCCGCCTGGCCATATCCACGTCGTACGGCCTCTCGGCCCTTGAAAAACAGCGCGGCGTATATCGCATGGACGAAGGGATCACGGGGATCATTTTTCGCACGGCAAAGCCCTACGTGGTTCCGGACATATCCCTTGAGCCCCTCTTTCTGGACAAGACGGGCACGCGCCGCATCAGCCGCGAACGCATCTCGTTCGTGGGCGTGCCCATCCTGCTGCACGGCAGCCCCATCGGGGTCATGAACGTGGACCGCGTTTTCACGGGCCAGGAGCAACTTGATGCCGACACGGAATTCCTGACCGTGGTAGCAACCCTCATCTCCCAGTTTCTGAGTCTTAACGAAAAAGTAAAAAAACGGGAGGCCGCGCTCAAGCAGGAAAACACCTCGCTCAAGTACCAGATCGCCAGGGAAAATCACGGCCCCTACATCGTGGGCAAGAGCCAGGCCATGCTTGAGGTGGAGCAATACGTGGCCAAGGTCGCCATCACCAAGGCCACGGTGCTGCTCCTCGGGGAATCGGGGACGGGCAAGACCCTCATCGGACGCATCATCCATGAACTGTCCGACCGCAAGTCACACCCATTCATCAAGGTCAACTGCGCCGCCATCCCCGAAAACCTGCTGGAAGCGGAACTCTTCGGCTATGAGAGAGGAGCTTTCACCGGGGCCAACAGCACCAAGCCGGGACGTTTCGAAGATGCGCACCTGGGCACGATATTCTTGGATGAAATCGGGGAGCTGCCCCTCACGCTGCAATCGAAACTGCTGCGCGTGCTCCAGGAGCGCGAATTCGAACGCATCGGCAGCAACAAGACGCGCAAGGTGGATGTGCGCATCATCAGCGCCACCAACCGGGAACTGGAGCTTCTTGTCGGCCAGGGCCTCTTCCGGGAAGACCTCTACTACCGATTGAATGTCTTTCCGGTGCATGTGCCGGCGGTGCGAGAGCGCAAGGAAGACATCCCGCGCCTCCTCAATCACTTCCAAAAGGAAATGGAACGCGAATACGGGCGCGGCCTGACCCTGACCACGGGTGCCCTGGACCTGCTTTTGGCCTACGACTGGCCCGGGAACGTGCGCGAACTTGAGAACCTTGTGGAGCGCTTGGTCATCCTGACCGACGACAAGCCGGTGGAATCCGAACTGGTACGCAGCTTCCTCACGCATGAAACACACCGCCCCGGACCGGCCAGACAGCCCATCCAAACTTTCACTCCCCCGGAGCAAGACAATCTTTGCCAGCCACTCAAGGAAACCGAACGCAGGGAAGTTCTTGCGGCCCTCAAGCGAAACGCCTGGATTCAGTACAAGGCGGCGCGGGAACTGAACCTGACACCCCGCCAGATGGGATACCGGGTGCGAAAATTCAACCTTGAGGAGCTCATCGCCAAGGGGCGAGTCGA
- a CDS encoding YihY/virulence factor BrkB family protein encodes MEESGTLMDRLVQFLTQPHRHTRSENSAITWFLVRLGRTIALAVLNFNRRQGSSHASALTFYTLLSLVPLAAMAFGVAKGFGFEQLLEKELLKQFAAQQEVIQQVIEFARNMLDNTKGGLIAGIGVIVLFWSVIKVLGKIEDNFNQIWSVSSRSIVRKFTDYLSIMIIAPVLLIMSGSVTVFIVSQVSALSSQVGLEEVATPAISLGLSLAPYILLWLLFCVVYMIMPNTRVHLGSAFLAAILAGSAYQFLQVGYVKFQIYVTSYNAIYGSFAALPLFLIWLQLSWSIVLFGAEIAHAFPQSKVADPKSGLHPRSAFQTRLLALGICHAVVQRFHRDEPAMTEDEIAQRLAISPRETREMVDMLIRARLLSRVQDEDQGTALLLPARDSAHISVQNVVTAIDSIGENPRFTEQHPNLANLSACLDAFQSRKDLSMADTLLRDIEPAKYAKNSSSDPS; translated from the coding sequence ATGGAAGAAAGCGGTACACTCATGGATCGACTGGTCCAGTTTTTGACTCAACCCCACCGGCATACCCGAAGCGAAAATTCCGCCATCACCTGGTTTCTGGTTCGCCTCGGCAGAACCATCGCCCTTGCGGTGCTCAACTTCAACCGCCGCCAGGGCTCCTCGCATGCCTCGGCGCTGACCTTCTACACCCTCCTCTCCCTGGTTCCCCTGGCGGCCATGGCTTTCGGCGTGGCCAAGGGCTTCGGGTTCGAGCAATTGCTTGAAAAAGAACTGCTCAAGCAATTCGCGGCCCAGCAGGAAGTGATCCAGCAGGTCATCGAATTCGCCCGCAACATGCTCGACAACACCAAGGGAGGGCTCATCGCCGGAATCGGCGTCATCGTGCTCTTCTGGTCCGTGATCAAGGTCCTGGGCAAGATCGAGGACAACTTCAACCAGATCTGGTCCGTGTCCTCACGCTCCATCGTGCGCAAGTTCACCGACTACCTCTCCATCATGATCATCGCGCCGGTGCTGCTCATCATGTCGGGCAGCGTCACCGTCTTCATCGTCTCACAGGTGTCCGCCCTCTCTTCTCAGGTCGGTCTTGAAGAAGTCGCGACCCCGGCCATCTCCCTGGGCCTCAGTCTGGCACCCTACATCCTGCTCTGGCTGCTGTTCTGCGTGGTCTACATGATCATGCCCAACACCCGCGTCCATCTCGGCAGCGCCTTCCTGGCCGCCATTCTGGCTGGATCGGCATACCAGTTCCTGCAGGTCGGCTACGTGAAGTTCCAGATCTACGTGACCAGCTACAACGCCATTTACGGCAGCTTTGCAGCCCTGCCTCTCTTTTTGATCTGGTTGCAGCTGAGCTGGAGCATCGTCCTCTTCGGAGCCGAGATCGCCCATGCCTTTCCTCAATCGAAAGTGGCCGATCCCAAATCGGGTCTGCATCCCAGGAGCGCATTCCAGACCAGGCTCCTGGCGCTTGGAATCTGCCACGCCGTGGTGCAACGCTTTCACCGTGATGAGCCCGCCATGACCGAAGATGAGATCGCCCAGAGACTCGCCATCTCCCCGCGTGAAACACGGGAAATGGTCGACATGCTGATCCGGGCGCGCCTCTTGAGCCGCGTTCAGGATGAAGATCAAGGCACCGCCCTGCTCCTGCCAGCCCGCGACAGTGCCCACATCAGCGTGCAAAATGTCGTCACCGCCATCGATTCCATCGGTGAAAATCCGCGCTTCACCGAACAGCACCCGAACCTGGCCAACCTTTCCGCCTGCCTGGACGCGTTCCAGTCCCGAAAGGATCTCAGCATGGCCGATACACTGCTACGCGACATAGAGCCTGCAAAGTACGCGAAGAACTCGTCCTCCGATCCTTCGTAA
- the hcp gene encoding hydroxylamine reductase, which produces MFCNQCEQTAKGTGCTKVGVCGKQPEVAALQDLLIFALQGLSQITEQARAKGVSDAAVNRFINEGVFSTLTNVDFDPARFQVLINEAVAHREAIKARTGVTVDSPAATFTPAATLEGLVAQGEQHGISEALEAHEDLRSLKQILIYGLKGVAAYADHAAILGQEDESVYEFVQRALVKSLESLGVDELVGLCLECGQINLKAMELLDAANTGSYGHPVPTEVPLGARQGKAILVSGHDLKDLGMLLEQTAGKGINIYTHGEMLPCHGYPELKKHPHFHGHYGTAWQNQQKEFSEFPGSILMTTNCIQKPVESYKGNIFTTGLVGWPGVTHVGKDFSKVIEKALEMPGFTADEDKGSVLTGFARNAVLGVADKVIAAVKSGDIRHFFLVAGCDGAKPGRNYYTEFVEKVPTDCIVLTLACGKFRFFDKKLGDIGGIPRLLDIGQCNDAYSAIQIASALANAFGCGVNDLPLSMVLSWYEQKAVAILLTLLSLGIKGIRLGPTLPAFITPTVLGVLVDNFDIKPLTTPDEDLKAILG; this is translated from the coding sequence ATGTTTTGCAACCAGTGTGAACAGACCGCCAAAGGAACCGGATGCACCAAGGTCGGCGTTTGCGGCAAGCAGCCCGAAGTCGCGGCCTTGCAGGATCTTCTCATTTTCGCTCTTCAGGGACTCTCCCAGATTACCGAACAGGCCAGGGCCAAGGGCGTATCCGATGCGGCCGTGAACCGCTTCATCAACGAAGGCGTCTTCTCGACCCTGACCAACGTGGACTTCGATCCGGCCCGTTTCCAGGTCCTCATAAATGAAGCCGTCGCCCACCGTGAAGCCATCAAGGCCAGGACCGGCGTGACCGTGGACAGCCCCGCCGCCACCTTCACCCCGGCCGCGACCCTGGAAGGCCTGGTCGCGCAGGGTGAACAGCATGGCATCTCCGAAGCACTGGAAGCACACGAAGACCTGCGCTCCCTCAAGCAGATCCTCATCTACGGCCTCAAGGGCGTGGCCGCCTACGCGGATCATGCCGCCATTCTCGGACAGGAAGACGAGAGCGTGTACGAATTCGTGCAGCGCGCCCTGGTCAAGAGCCTGGAAAGCCTGGGCGTGGACGAGCTGGTCGGACTGTGCCTGGAATGCGGCCAGATCAACCTGAAGGCCATGGAACTTCTCGACGCCGCCAACACCGGCTCCTACGGCCACCCGGTCCCGACCGAAGTCCCGCTTGGAGCAAGGCAAGGCAAGGCCATTCTGGTCTCCGGCCACGACCTGAAGGATCTCGGCATGCTGCTGGAACAGACCGCAGGCAAGGGCATCAACATCTACACCCACGGCGAAATGCTGCCCTGCCACGGATACCCGGAGCTCAAAAAGCACCCGCATTTCCACGGTCACTACGGCACGGCCTGGCAGAACCAGCAGAAGGAGTTCTCCGAATTCCCCGGCTCGATCCTGATGACCACCAACTGCATCCAGAAGCCGGTCGAGTCCTACAAGGGCAACATCTTCACCACCGGCCTGGTGGGCTGGCCCGGCGTGACCCACGTCGGCAAGGATTTCTCCAAGGTCATCGAGAAGGCTCTTGAAATGCCCGGCTTCACGGCCGACGAGGACAAGGGCAGCGTGCTGACCGGCTTTGCACGCAATGCGGTCCTCGGCGTTGCCGACAAGGTCATCGCGGCGGTCAAGAGCGGCGACATCCGCCACTTCTTCCTGGTCGCCGGTTGCGACGGCGCCAAGCCCGGCCGCAACTACTACACGGAGTTCGTGGAAAAGGTCCCCACCGACTGCATCGTGCTGACCCTGGCCTGCGGCAAGTTCCGCTTCTTCGACAAAAAGCTCGGTGACATCGGCGGCATTCCGCGCCTCTTGGACATCGGCCAGTGCAACGACGCCTACTCGGCCATCCAGATAGCCTCCGCTCTGGCGAACGCCTTCGGCTGCGGCGTGAACGACCTGCCTCTGTCCATGGTTCTGTCCTGGTACGAACAGAAGGCCGTGGCCATCCTGCTGACCCTTCTGTCCCTCGGCATCAAGGGCATCCGCCTCGGGCCCACGCTTCCGGCCTTCATCACCCCGACGGTCCTTGGCGTGCTGGTCGACAACTTCGACATCAAGCCGCTGACCACTCCGGACGAAGACCTGAAAGCCATCCTCGGCTAA
- a CDS encoding FAD-dependent oxidoreductase, whose protein sequence is MDPMNFNFLCSEPAAPVGRSVGIIGAGPSGLAATGYLSCLGYQVEVYDKLPKPGGLMLFGIPGHRIPKERIDLGARNLERKAGVIFHTHTKICCSGPLHDEEGDHFCREILGFGDMVKKHDAIMICTGSWRSRKLGIPGETLPGVFSGLEFLFPIRAVKYSAPNVKLPDVAGKTVAVIGAGHSAVDVAHSAVHLGAAKVYHIYRRTSREAPCGAFEIEQLRKMGVEWLDRTTPLRVLGGGKVEGLEISRPGAGEAEVSVLPVDLVVAAIGETATPPFAKELGLENVRKGEVRWLHMTAIENVFVAGDALSGPSKIGKAVYSGLRAARSLANWLDLKAQDRLDAYDYNDLVTNEAGFRS, encoded by the coding sequence ATGGACCCGATGAATTTCAATTTTCTGTGTTCCGAACCGGCCGCGCCCGTTGGTCGCAGCGTCGGAATCATCGGCGCGGGCCCCTCCGGTCTGGCCGCCACGGGCTACCTGTCCTGCCTGGGCTACCAGGTCGAGGTTTACGACAAACTGCCAAAGCCCGGCGGGCTCATGCTTTTCGGCATCCCCGGCCACCGCATCCCCAAGGAGCGCATTGATCTCGGAGCGCGCAACCTTGAGAGAAAGGCCGGCGTCATCTTCCATACCCACACCAAGATCTGCTGCAGCGGACCTCTGCATGACGAGGAGGGGGATCATTTCTGCCGCGAGATCCTGGGTTTCGGGGACATGGTCAAAAAGCACGACGCCATCATGATCTGCACCGGCTCCTGGCGCTCGCGCAAACTGGGCATCCCCGGCGAGACCTTGCCCGGAGTCTTTTCGGGCCTTGAATTTCTGTTTCCCATCCGCGCCGTCAAATACAGTGCGCCCAATGTGAAGCTGCCGGACGTGGCGGGCAAGACCGTGGCCGTCATCGGTGCCGGGCATTCGGCCGTTGATGTGGCGCACAGTGCGGTTCATCTTGGCGCGGCCAAGGTGTACCACATCTACCGGCGCACGAGTCGTGAAGCGCCGTGCGGAGCTTTCGAGATTGAGCAGCTGCGCAAGATGGGCGTGGAGTGGCTGGACCGCACCACGCCGCTTCGGGTCCTGGGCGGTGGCAAGGTCGAGGGCTTGGAAATTTCCCGGCCCGGAGCGGGCGAGGCGGAGGTCTCGGTCCTGCCCGTGGATCTGGTGGTCGCCGCCATCGGCGAGACGGCCACGCCGCCTTTTGCCAAGGAGCTGGGCCTTGAAAACGTGCGCAAGGGCGAGGTGCGCTGGCTGCACATGACCGCCATCGAGAACGTGTTCGTGGCCGGCGACGCCCTGAGCGGTCCGAGCAAGATCGGCAAGGCGGTTTACAGCGGACTGCGCGCGGCCCGCTCCCTGGCCAACTGGCTGGACCTCAAGGCCCAGGACAGGCTCGACGCCTACGACTACAACGACCTCGTGACCAACGAAGCGGGATTCAGGAGCTGA
- a CDS encoding 4Fe-4S dicluster domain-containing protein has translation MSGQKTLYIDYSLCIGCETCEYVCRFTNDTSRIHMTRTIDGVMVPLYCQHCENPKCANACPRGALKRDKDGAIILQSMLCRGCQTKNCILACPHSAMFETDRGVMVAKCDMCAQRRQVGMGPACVEMCPCAAIRYVDRDEIPALETEKSKLAHQKVLDHLKLPGKE, from the coding sequence ATGAGCGGGCAGAAGACACTTTATATCGACTACAGCCTGTGCATCGGCTGCGAAACCTGCGAATATGTATGCCGCTTCACCAACGACACCTCGCGCATTCACATGACCCGCACCATCGACGGGGTCATGGTGCCGCTTTACTGCCAGCATTGCGAAAACCCCAAGTGCGCCAATGCCTGTCCGCGCGGGGCGCTGAAGCGGGACAAGGACGGCGCGATCATCCTGCAATCCATGCTTTGCCGGGGCTGTCAGACCAAGAACTGTATCCTGGCCTGTCCGCACAGCGCCATGTTCGAGACCGATCGCGGGGTCATGGTCGCCAAGTGCGACATGTGCGCCCAGCGCCGTCAGGTCGGCATGGGCCCGGCCTGCGTCGAGATGTGCCCGTGCGCGGCCATCCGCTACGTGGATCGCGACGAGATACCGGCCCTGGAGACGGAGAAGTCCAAACTGGCGCACCAGAAGGTCCTTGATCATTTGAAGCTGCCGGGAAAAGAATGA
- a CDS encoding 4Fe-4S binding protein, translating into MTGQSEIQVPRPPSVEAFLPIAALMGLRRLIESGLWDVVHPAGLAIFLAALGMALLLRKGFCGYICPVGLVSGLLNRLGRALKLSRVPGRGIDILLSAPKYVLLAFFLYTVFVGMDLRAVEQFASSPYNFVVDARMLGFFLEPSALTLMILAGLAALGVFLRSAWCRYLCPYGALLGLLSWIGPVRIRRDKDACVQCGRCSASCPGGIAVHLKADVRSPECVGCMRCQSVCPVPGCVTLRAGGREVPFWSIGFGCVLLLLAAWLLADSQDLWHQNLPEDMLRMLYRQAF; encoded by the coding sequence ATGACAGGGCAGAGTGAAATTCAGGTGCCCAGGCCGCCGTCTGTCGAAGCCTTCTTGCCCATCGCGGCGCTGATGGGGCTGCGCCGTTTGATCGAAAGCGGGTTGTGGGACGTGGTCCATCCGGCGGGACTGGCCATTTTTCTTGCGGCCCTGGGCATGGCACTGCTCCTGCGCAAGGGCTTTTGTGGCTACATCTGCCCGGTGGGACTTGTGTCCGGCCTGCTCAACCGTCTGGGCAGGGCGCTGAAATTGTCCAGGGTGCCCGGCCGAGGGATCGACATCCTGCTGTCCGCGCCCAAATATGTGCTGTTGGCTTTCTTTCTGTACACGGTTTTCGTGGGCATGGATTTGCGGGCCGTGGAGCAGTTCGCGTCGAGCCCGTACAACTTTGTGGTCGATGCGCGCATGCTGGGCTTTTTTCTGGAGCCGTCGGCGCTGACCCTCATGATCCTGGCCGGACTGGCCGCGCTTGGAGTATTTCTGCGCAGCGCATGGTGCCGCTATCTCTGCCCCTATGGCGCACTGCTCGGCCTGCTGAGCTGGATCGGTCCCGTGCGCATCCGCCGCGACAAGGACGCCTGTGTCCAGTGCGGCCGGTGCAGCGCCTCATGTCCCGGCGGCATTGCGGTGCATCTGAAGGCGGACGTGCGCAGTCCGGAATGCGTGGGCTGCATGCGTTGCCAATCCGTATGTCCGGTGCCAGGATGCGTGACGCTGCGAGCCGGGGGCAGGGAAGTGCCGTTCTGGAGCATTGGATTTGGATGTGTGCTTCTGCTGCTTGCGGCCTGGCTCCTGGCCGACTCCCAGGACCTTTGGCATCAGAATCTGCCCGAAGACATGCTGCGCATGCTGTATCGCCAGGCGTTCTGA
- the rsgA gene encoding ribosome small subunit-dependent GTPase A, with protein sequence MNLSQLGFDPWFAARANDVDGLTLARVCAVDRGSCRVRHASDEIPAELSGKLSFHTERAVDLPCVGDWVAVQCYDHGRAAIIHQVLPRRTFLRRRAAGEGAAEQMIAANVDTAFIIQACHFDFNANRLERYLVMAADGGVKPVVLLTKTDLPGPEELQRKRALVADVTTARVMEVSSVTGAGYEELRAAMEPGKTCCLLGSSGVGKTTIVNRLLGRDAFVTRTVSDSGEGVHTTTRRQLILLDSGAMLIDTPGMRELGVLGTGDGIDAGFGEMAALTSACRYADCTHRHEPGCAVRAAIQRGDLQEERYANYLKLKKEAEYFEMSSLDKRKKDKSFGKLVKSVKKGMKG encoded by the coding sequence ATGAACCTGAGCCAACTTGGTTTCGACCCCTGGTTCGCGGCCCGGGCCAACGACGTGGATGGCCTCACCCTGGCCCGCGTCTGCGCCGTTGACCGTGGCTCCTGCCGCGTCCGCCACGCGTCGGACGAGATTCCGGCGGAGCTGAGCGGAAAGCTCTCGTTCCATACCGAACGGGCGGTGGACCTGCCCTGCGTCGGGGACTGGGTGGCGGTGCAGTGTTACGACCACGGCCGGGCGGCCATCATCCACCAAGTTCTGCCGCGCAGGACCTTCCTGCGGCGCAGGGCTGCGGGCGAGGGCGCCGCGGAGCAGATGATCGCGGCCAACGTGGATACTGCCTTCATCATCCAGGCCTGCCATTTCGACTTCAACGCCAACCGCCTGGAACGCTACCTGGTCATGGCCGCCGACGGCGGGGTCAAACCGGTCGTCCTGCTGACCAAGACGGACCTGCCCGGCCCGGAGGAACTGCAGCGCAAGCGCGCCCTCGTGGCCGACGTGACCACAGCCCGGGTCATGGAGGTCAGCAGCGTGACCGGCGCCGGGTACGAGGAACTGCGCGCGGCCATGGAGCCGGGAAAAACCTGCTGCCTGCTCGGCTCCTCCGGCGTGGGCAAGACGACGATCGTCAACCGCCTCCTGGGCCGGGACGCCTTCGTGACCCGGACCGTCAGCGACTCGGGCGAGGGCGTCCATACCACCACCCGCCGCCAGCTAATCCTGCTCGACAGCGGGGCCATGCTGATCGACACGCCCGGCATGCGCGAACTGGGCGTCCTCGGGACCGGAGACGGCATCGACGCGGGATTCGGGGAGATGGCTGCCCTGACCTCTGCCTGCCGGTACGCGGACTGTACGCACCGGCACGAGCCCGGCTGCGCCGTCCGCGCTGCCATTCAGCGCGGAGACTTGCAGGAAGAGCGCTATGCCAATTACCTCAAGCTCAAAAAGGAAGCGGAATACTTTGAGATGTCTTCGCTGGACAAGCGAAAGAAAGACAAGTCCTTTGGAAAACTCGTAAAATCGGTGAAAAAAGGGATGAAGGGCTAA
- a CDS encoding SAM-dependent methyltransferase codes for MTLDSTTLFTREYQLQTMMGPSCLRILDELLARVDLPPGARVLDLGCGMGLTSMALAKGYGCTVTAADLWIPAEDNARRFAEAGLADRVTAVHCEARALPFEPESFDAVVSIDAWHYFAADSAYLSAHLLPLLRPGGFLVVGIPGLRRPFERIPDDLRPYWVDGMNFCTLSWWRELWLQCTGLTVRHAFDMRCHEQAWNEWLESDNEHAKTDVVMMDMEGGRYFATHGLIGEKLAW; via the coding sequence ATGACCCTTGACTCGACCACACTCTTTACCCGCGAATATCAGCTCCAGACCATGATGGGGCCGAGCTGCCTGCGCATCCTGGACGAGTTGCTCGCCCGCGTCGATCTACCGCCCGGGGCCCGCGTGCTCGACCTGGGCTGCGGCATGGGGCTGACCTCCATGGCCCTGGCCAAGGGCTACGGCTGCACCGTGACCGCCGCCGACCTGTGGATCCCAGCCGAGGACAACGCCCGGCGCTTCGCCGAGGCGGGTCTGGCGGACCGCGTCACGGCCGTGCACTGCGAGGCCCGCGCCCTGCCCTTCGAGCCGGAGTCCTTCGACGCCGTGGTCAGCATCGACGCCTGGCACTACTTCGCTGCGGACTCGGCCTATCTGAGCGCGCACCTGCTCCCGCTGCTCAGACCCGGCGGATTTCTCGTGGTCGGCATCCCCGGCTTGCGGCGGCCCTTCGAGCGCATCCCGGACGACCTGCGCCCCTACTGGGTGGACGGCATGAACTTCTGCACCCTGTCATGGTGGAGGGAGCTGTGGCTGCAATGCACGGGTCTGACCGTCCGGCACGCCTTCGACATGCGGTGCCACGAGCAGGCCTGGAACGAATGGCTTGAGAGCGACAATGAACACGCCAAGACCGACGTGGTCATGATGGACATGGAGGGCGGCAGGTATTTCGCCACCCACGGGCTTATCGGCGAAAAGTTAGCCTGGTGA
- a CDS encoding CD3324 family protein: MGYTNATEVLPRTVLEAVQKYIDGQCVYIPRRDDRRQAWGERTQTRANIRARNREIHARHDRGMGVRELAEQFYLSPKTIAKILRAPTAGR, from the coding sequence ATGGGCTACACCAACGCCACGGAAGTCTTGCCGAGAACCGTTCTGGAGGCAGTGCAGAAGTATATCGATGGCCAGTGCGTGTACATCCCGCGCCGGGATGACCGCAGGCAGGCCTGGGGGGAGCGCACGCAGACGCGCGCGAACATCAGAGCCAGAAACCGCGAGATCCACGCCCGGCACGACCGGGGCATGGGCGTGCGGGAACTGGCCGAGCAGTTCTACCTCTCGCCCAAGACCATCGCCAAAATACTCCGCGCACCAACCGCCGGAAGGTGA
- a CDS encoding SPFH domain-containing protein produces the protein MFSPGLIVVAFLLLLVIITISMGVRIVPQGFKFVIQRLGKYHSTLAPGLNIIIPYMDTVAYKVTTKDIVMDIPSQEVITRDNAVIITNAVAYINIVSPEKAVYGVEDYRMAIQTLVQTSLRSIVGEMDLDDALSSRDRIKARLKETISDDISDWGIMLKTVEIQDINPSDTMQHAMEEQAAAERARRATVTRAEGDKSAAILQADGRLEASRRDAEAKVVLAEADREAIAKVAEATKGGELPLVFLLGQRYVDAMRKMAENNNSKVVVLPADLPAAVRGIMGTLGK, from the coding sequence ATGTTCAGTCCAGGACTTATCGTCGTCGCATTCCTGCTTCTCTTGGTCATCATCACCATCAGCATGGGGGTGCGCATCGTGCCCCAGGGCTTCAAGTTCGTGATCCAGCGCCTGGGCAAGTACCACAGCACCCTGGCCCCGGGCCTGAACATCATCATTCCTTACATGGACACAGTGGCCTACAAGGTGACCACCAAAGATATCGTCATGGACATCCCCTCCCAGGAGGTCATCACCCGCGACAACGCGGTCATCATCACCAACGCCGTGGCCTACATCAACATCGTGTCCCCGGAAAAGGCCGTGTACGGCGTCGAAGACTACCGCATGGCCATCCAGACCCTGGTCCAGACCTCGCTCAGATCCATCGTCGGCGAGATGGACCTGGACGACGCCCTGTCCTCCCGGGACAGGATCAAGGCCAGACTCAAGGAAACCATCTCCGATGACATCTCGGACTGGGGCATCATGCTCAAGACCGTGGAAATTCAGGATATCAACCCGTCGGACACCATGCAGCATGCCATGGAAGAACAGGCCGCCGCCGAGCGCGCCAGACGCGCCACCGTGACCAGGGCCGAGGGCGACAAATCGGCGGCCATTCTGCAGGCCGACGGCCGCCTGGAAGCATCACGCCGCGACGCCGAAGCCAAGGTCGTGCTGGCCGAAGCCGACCGGGAAGCCATCGCCAAGGTCGCCGAAGCGACAAAGGGCGGCGAACTGCCGCTGGTCTTCCTGCTTGGCCAACGCTACGTGGACGCCATGCGCAAGATGGCCGAGAACAACAACTCCAAGGTCGTCGTCCTCCCTGCCGATCTGCCCGCGGCCGTACGCGGCATCATGGGCACGCTGGGCAAATAG
- a CDS encoding NfeD family protein: MELQYWHWLVFGMILIIAELFIPSFTIFWFGLGALAVGGLIWLVPALSLTLQLLLWTVFSALLTAFWFLVMKPRMVDKTRAGMSREALLGETGQVIRTPEGDRRGVVRFSKPLLGDDEWSFICDEPVQLGDRVQIRDVSGNTLVVAPKTNKQSL; encoded by the coding sequence ATGGAACTTCAATATTGGCACTGGCTTGTATTCGGGATGATCCTGATCATCGCGGAACTGTTCATCCCAAGCTTCACCATTTTCTGGTTCGGGCTGGGCGCACTGGCAGTGGGCGGTCTGATCTGGCTTGTCCCGGCCCTGAGCCTGACCTTACAGCTTTTGCTCTGGACCGTATTCTCAGCGCTTCTGACCGCGTTCTGGTTTCTGGTCATGAAACCGCGCATGGTCGACAAGACCCGCGCCGGCATGTCCCGGGAGGCGCTCCTGGGCGAAACCGGCCAGGTCATCCGCACACCCGAGGGCGACAGACGCGGTGTCGTGCGCTTCTCCAAACCCCTGCTCGGGGACGACGAGTGGTCTTTCATCTGTGACGAACCCGTGCAGCTGGGAGACCGTGTCCAGATCCGCGACGTATCGGGCAACACGCTTGTGGTCGCCCCGAAAACCAACAAACAATCCCTCTAG